From a single Sphingomonas sp. IW22 genomic region:
- a CDS encoding efflux transporter outer membrane subunit, with protein sequence MRKILPLLSLSALAACTVGPNYDGPKSAGAVAAPSGFVRAGDTSVAAPEVADWWTTLNDPILDGLVARALAENPSVDVAEARLKQARSSLRLDRANGLPNGNLQGTYVRAELPEGGLTGGGEGDSGGTSAVDFYNVGFDASWEVDLFGGQRRRVEAARAGVAAAEAQVADAQVSLTAEVASAYVNLRDRQRRLELGRQTAETRRRMLALTEQRFRAGTASQLDVERLRGLVVESDAAIVPIDAERDAYLNALAVLVGEAPGTLDNELAALRPVPLPPAEVKVGDPAQLLQRRPDVRAAERLLAQRTAQIGVAKAANLPHISFLGLIGIGGTDPGDLFDLDKLVGLAVPRLAWNALDFGRGGARVGQAEGARDEAAAQYRGAVLTALRDAEDALSRFAARRSAVANAARATATADRAATLMQQRYRSGVATLIDTLDAERQRTAAEQGLVEATAAMTADYVALQKALGLGWRA encoded by the coding sequence ATGCGTAAGATCCTGCCGCTTCTGTCCTTGTCGGCGCTCGCCGCCTGCACCGTTGGTCCCAATTATGACGGGCCCAAAAGCGCGGGTGCCGTCGCCGCGCCGTCTGGTTTCGTGCGGGCGGGCGATACCTCTGTCGCCGCGCCCGAAGTGGCCGATTGGTGGACGACGCTGAACGACCCCATCCTCGACGGACTGGTCGCGCGCGCGCTGGCTGAAAACCCCAGCGTCGACGTGGCCGAAGCGCGGTTGAAGCAGGCGCGCTCCTCGCTTCGCCTGGACCGTGCCAATGGCTTGCCCAACGGCAATCTTCAGGGCACCTATGTGCGCGCCGAACTGCCCGAAGGCGGATTGACCGGCGGCGGGGAAGGCGATTCCGGGGGCACCAGCGCCGTTGATTTCTACAATGTCGGCTTTGACGCCAGCTGGGAAGTCGACCTGTTCGGTGGCCAGCGCCGTCGGGTCGAAGCGGCGCGCGCAGGCGTGGCGGCGGCAGAGGCGCAGGTCGCAGACGCGCAGGTCAGCCTGACGGCGGAAGTCGCCAGCGCCTATGTCAACCTGCGCGACCGGCAGCGGCGGCTGGAACTGGGCCGCCAGACGGCGGAGACGCGGCGCCGGATGCTGGCGCTGACCGAACAGCGTTTCCGCGCGGGCACCGCCAGCCAGCTGGATGTCGAGCGTTTGCGCGGGCTGGTCGTCGAAAGCGACGCCGCCATCGTGCCGATCGATGCGGAGCGCGATGCCTATCTTAACGCGCTGGCGGTGCTGGTGGGCGAGGCGCCGGGGACGCTGGACAACGAACTGGCCGCATTGCGCCCGGTGCCGCTGCCCCCGGCCGAAGTAAAGGTGGGCGACCCCGCGCAATTGTTGCAGCGCCGGCCCGATGTCCGCGCCGCCGAACGCCTGCTGGCGCAGCGCACGGCGCAGATCGGCGTGGCCAAGGCCGCCAACCTGCCGCACATCAGCTTTCTGGGCCTGATCGGGATCGGTGGCACCGACCCCGGCGACTTGTTCGATCTGGACAAGCTGGTCGGGCTGGCGGTGCCGCGGCTGGCGTGGAATGCGCTCGATTTCGGCCGGGGCGGCGCGCGCGTCGGCCAGGCCGAAGGCGCGCGGGACGAAGCGGCGGCGCAATATCGCGGCGCCGTGCTGACCGCCCTTCGCGATGCCGAAGACGCACTGTCGCGCTTTGCGGCGCGTCGCAGCGCGGTGGCAAACGCGGCCCGCGCCACAGCGACCGCCGATCGCGCGGCCACCTTGATGCAGCAGCGTTACCGGTCTGGCGTCGCGACGCTGATCGACACGCTGGACGCTGAACGGCAGCGCACTGCCGCCGAACAGGGGCTGGTCGAAGCGACAGCGGCGATGACCGCCGATTATGTGGCGTTGCAAAAGGCGCTGGGGCTGGGCTGGCGCGCCTGA
- the ruvC gene encoding crossover junction endodeoxyribonuclease RuvC, whose translation MLILGLDPGLGTTGWGLVEQQGNRLIHRGNGRLRTDTAAPLARRLAHLDMMVAALIVDHAPVAAACEEVFVNSNARSTLKLAQARGVLLAAAARAGLEVGEYAPTLVKQSVVGTGRAEKAQIHAMVARLMPGITIAGPDAADALAVAICHAHHLASARRGISLR comes from the coding sequence ATGCTGATCCTCGGCCTCGACCCCGGCCTGGGCACCACCGGCTGGGGTCTGGTCGAGCAGCAGGGCAACCGGCTGATCCATCGCGGCAACGGGCGGCTGCGGACCGATACGGCCGCGCCGCTGGCCCGCCGCCTCGCCCATCTCGACATGATGGTCGCCGCACTGATCGTCGACCACGCGCCGGTCGCGGCGGCGTGCGAAGAGGTGTTCGTCAATTCGAACGCCCGCTCGACGCTAAAGCTGGCGCAGGCGCGCGGCGTGCTGCTGGCGGCGGCCGCGCGCGCGGGGCTGGAGGTGGGCGAATATGCGCCCACGCTGGTCAAGCAATCGGTCGTCGGCACTGGCCGCGCGGAAAAGGCGCAGATTCACGCCATGGTCGCGCGGCTGATGCCCGGCATCACCATTGCGGGGCCCGACGCGGCGGACGCGCTGGCGGTCGCGATCTGTCACGCTCACCACCTTGCCAGCGCGCGCCGGGGCATTTCCCTGCGCTAG
- a CDS encoding YebC/PmpR family DNA-binding transcriptional regulator — MAGHSKFKNIMHRKGAQDKKRSSLFSKLSREITVAAKMGTPDPDMNPRLRAAVNAAKAQSMPKDNIQRAIDKAAGGDTDNYEEIRYEGFGPGGVSLIIEALSDNRNRTATNVRTAVSKNGGNLGASGSVSHGFDRMGLISYPASAGDAEKVFEAALEAGAEDVSSSEDGHEIWTAQDALHEVATAITPVLGEPEGAKLAWRPQTMVAVSEEDAATLFKLIDVLDDDDDVQTVWGNYEVSDEIMEKLGQ, encoded by the coding sequence ATGGCAGGTCACAGCAAATTCAAGAACATCATGCACCGCAAGGGTGCGCAGGATAAGAAGCGCTCGTCGCTCTTTTCCAAGCTCAGCCGCGAAATCACCGTCGCGGCCAAGATGGGCACCCCCGATCCCGACATGAACCCGCGCCTGCGCGCCGCCGTCAACGCGGCCAAGGCGCAGTCGATGCCCAAGGACAATATCCAGCGCGCGATCGACAAGGCAGCGGGCGGCGACACGGATAATTACGAAGAAATCCGCTATGAGGGCTTCGGCCCCGGCGGTGTCAGCCTGATTATCGAAGCGCTGAGCGACAATCGTAACCGCACCGCCACCAATGTCCGCACGGCGGTCAGCAAGAATGGCGGCAATCTCGGCGCGTCGGGTTCGGTCAGCCACGGTTTCGACCGTATGGGCCTGATCAGCTATCCGGCAAGCGCGGGCGACGCCGAAAAGGTGTTCGAGGCCGCGCTGGAAGCGGGGGCCGAGGACGTTTCCTCCAGCGAGGACGGTCACGAAATCTGGACCGCGCAGGACGCGCTGCACGAAGTCGCAACCGCCATCACCCCCGTGCTGGGTGAACCGGAAGGCGCCAAGCTCGCCTGGCGGCCGCAAACGATGGTCGCGGTCAGCGAAGAAGACGCAGCCACGCTGTTCAAGCTGATCGACGTGCTGGACGACGACGACGACGTCCAGACCGTCTGGGGCAATTACGAAGTCTCGGACGAGATCATGGAGAAGCTGGGTCAGTGA
- a CDS encoding DUF2312 domain-containing protein yields the protein MSDNISAEQLRLLIERIERLEEEKKGISDDIKDVYAEAKSTGFDVKTMKSIIRLRRMEKHHRDEAEMLLETYKQALGLV from the coding sequence ATGAGCGACAACATCTCCGCCGAGCAGCTGCGCCTCCTGATCGAGCGGATCGAGCGGCTCGAAGAGGAAAAGAAGGGCATTTCGGACGACATCAAGGATGTGTACGCCGAAGCCAAATCAACGGGCTTCGACGTCAAGACGATGAAGTCGATCATCCGCCTGCGCAGGATGGAAAAGCATCACCGCGACGAAGCGGAAATGCTGCTCGAAACCTATAAGCAGGCACTGGGCCTCGTCTGA
- a CDS encoding amidohydrolase family protein, producing the protein MRFAFFAATATLALATPASAQQQPPAPAAKPAAQVSYIHAGSLLARPGERARGNSTIIVRDGKIAEIRDGFAAPEGGARLIDLKDQYVLPGFIDMHVHFYSSGYPLQARIDGPGLDLEDQFVGAMAAARKTLDAGFTTVRDLGGEPRGIRALRDAINRGEVAGPTIVNAGHMISVTAGHGDANGLRRELAHVEREQSPELCNGPDDCRRATREQIFTGAEVIKFAASGGVGSNIAGGLEAQMTYDEMKAIIDTAHAFGRKATAHAHGKSGIDTALRAGVDSIEHGSYIDDETIALFKQKGAYLVPTMHAFESVIRQGRAGERPPASVAKAEQVATVVKASHRRAFGSGMKIAFGTDSGVGPHGTNALEFKYMTDAGMDPARAIRVATIDAATLLGRADSIGSIEVGKDADIIAVAGDPVADVTRLQTVPFVMRRGVVHKLGGEHQATTAN; encoded by the coding sequence ATGCGTTTCGCGTTTTTCGCCGCCACCGCCACGCTTGCGCTCGCCACACCGGCGTCGGCGCAGCAGCAGCCGCCCGCGCCCGCCGCGAAGCCGGCGGCGCAGGTCAGCTATATCCATGCCGGCTCGCTGCTGGCGCGCCCGGGTGAGCGCGCGCGCGGCAATTCCACGATCATTGTGCGCGACGGAAAGATCGCCGAAATCCGCGACGGCTTTGCCGCGCCAGAGGGCGGCGCACGTCTGATCGACCTGAAGGACCAATATGTCCTGCCTGGCTTCATCGACATGCATGTCCATTTTTATTCGTCGGGCTATCCGCTTCAGGCGCGGATCGACGGGCCGGGGCTGGATCTGGAGGATCAGTTCGTCGGCGCGATGGCGGCAGCGCGCAAGACGCTGGACGCAGGCTTCACCACGGTGCGCGATCTGGGCGGGGAACCGCGCGGCATCCGCGCGCTGCGCGATGCGATCAATCGCGGTGAGGTCGCCGGGCCGACCATCGTCAATGCGGGGCACATGATTTCGGTCACGGCTGGGCATGGCGACGCCAACGGCCTGCGCCGCGAACTGGCGCATGTCGAGCGCGAACAGTCGCCCGAATTGTGCAACGGGCCCGACGATTGCCGTCGCGCCACGCGCGAACAGATCTTCACCGGCGCTGAGGTGATCAAGTTCGCGGCATCGGGCGGCGTGGGCTCGAACATCGCGGGCGGGCTTGAGGCGCAGATGACCTATGACGAAATGAAGGCAATCATCGACACCGCCCATGCCTTTGGCCGCAAGGCGACGGCACACGCGCATGGCAAGTCGGGGATCGACACCGCGCTTCGCGCCGGCGTCGATTCGATCGAACATGGCAGCTATATCGACGATGAGACGATCGCCCTGTTCAAGCAAAAGGGCGCCTATCTGGTGCCGACCATGCACGCCTTTGAAAGCGTGATCCGCCAGGGCCGCGCCGGGGAACGCCCGCCCGCCAGCGTCGCCAAGGCCGAACAGGTCGCAACCGTGGTCAAGGCCAGCCACCGCAGGGCGTTCGGCAGCGGCATGAAAATCGCCTTCGGCACCGATTCGGGTGTCGGCCCGCACGGCACGAACGCGCTCGAGTTCAAATATATGACCGATGCCGGCATGGACCCCGCCCGCGCGATCCGCGTGGCGACGATCGACGCCGCGACGCTTTTGGGCCGCGCCGACAGCATCGGCTCGATCGAAGTGGGCAAGGACGCCGACATCATTGCGGTCGCGGGCGATCCGGTGGCGGACGTGACGCGACTGCAAACCGTGCCCTTCGTCATGCGGCGCGGGGTCGTCCACAAGCTGGGCGGGGAGCATCAGGCGACGACAGCGAACTGA
- a CDS encoding DUF1272 domain-containing protein produces MLEMRPDCERCGTDLPPQAHGAFICSFECTFCAECADVLDEHCPNCGGELSDRPTRTGERLKRNPASTERRHRP; encoded by the coding sequence ATGCTGGAAATGCGGCCCGACTGCGAACGCTGCGGCACCGACCTGCCGCCCCAGGCGCATGGCGCGTTCATCTGTTCGTTCGAATGCACCTTCTGCGCGGAATGTGCCGATGTGCTGGACGAGCATTGTCCGAATTGCGGCGGCGAACTGTCGGACCGCCCGACGCGCACGGGTGAGCGGCTGAAGCGCAACCCCGCCTCGACCGAGCGGCGGCACCGGCCATGA
- the thiD gene encoding bifunctional hydroxymethylpyrimidine kinase/phosphomethylpyrimidine kinase translates to MTARILIIAGSDSGGGAGIQADIKTATMLGAHAMTAITAITAQNTMGVAAVHPVPTDMVIEQIDCVIRDIGVDAVKIGMIGSAKTAVALAARLGEMPGLPVVFDPVMVATSGATLADDATIAAFEQLMRIATVTTPNLPELKALSGMSVLDKAAQREAAQSLVQRRGRALLVKGGHAKGRQVTDRLFQPAEPGIAPEVEWSDPRIDVDATHGTGCTLSTAIACELAKDWSLPEAVARARRFVRIAMQDAAPLGQGHGPMAQQSVRLDLNQSRWAPMLNHVTIPARDLSASEHFYRLLGLRQIVRADERYARFESEGGATLSIEAEEELAAPVVFLECGDLDLMVAYLKAQGMTFTQLPRDEQWGWREARLTDPAGNIVCLYQAGEMRRFPPWRLRDA, encoded by the coding sequence ATGACGGCGCGCATCCTGATCATCGCGGGTTCCGATTCGGGCGGCGGCGCTGGCATTCAGGCCGATATCAAGACGGCGACGATGCTGGGCGCCCACGCCATGACCGCAATCACCGCGATTACGGCGCAGAACACGATGGGCGTTGCCGCCGTGCATCCGGTGCCGACCGACATGGTCATCGAACAGATCGATTGCGTGATCCGCGACATCGGCGTCGATGCGGTCAAGATCGGCATGATCGGTTCGGCAAAGACCGCCGTGGCACTGGCAGCGCGGCTGGGTGAGATGCCGGGCCTTCCGGTCGTATTCGACCCGGTGATGGTCGCGACGTCGGGCGCGACGCTGGCCGATGATGCGACGATCGCCGCCTTTGAACAACTGATGCGGATCGCCACCGTCACCACGCCCAACCTGCCGGAACTGAAGGCATTGTCGGGCATGAGCGTGCTGGACAAGGCGGCGCAGCGCGAAGCGGCGCAAAGCCTGGTGCAGCGGCGTGGTCGCGCGCTGCTGGTCAAGGGCGGCCATGCCAAGGGGCGGCAGGTGACCGACCGCCTGTTCCAGCCCGCCGAGCCGGGCATTGCGCCAGAGGTCGAATGGAGCGACCCGCGAATCGATGTCGATGCGACGCACGGCACCGGATGCACGCTGTCGACGGCCATCGCCTGTGAATTGGCCAAGGACTGGTCGCTGCCCGAAGCGGTGGCGCGCGCGCGGCGCTTTGTGCGAATTGCGATGCAGGATGCCGCGCCGTTGGGGCAGGGGCACGGGCCGATGGCGCAACAGTCGGTGCGGCTGGACCTCAATCAGTCGCGCTGGGCGCCGATGCTCAACCATGTGACCATCCCCGCGCGCGACCTGTCGGCCAGTGAGCATTTCTATCGCCTGCTTGGCCTGCGCCAGATCGTGCGCGCCGATGAGCGTTATGCCCGTTTCGAAAGCGAGGGCGGCGCGACATTGAGCATCGAGGCGGAGGAGGAGCTGGCCGCGCCGGTCGTGTTCCTCGAATGCGGGGACTTGGACCTGATGGTCGCCTATCTGAAGGCCCAGGGCATGACCTTCACCCAATTGCCGCGCGACGAGCAATGGGGCTGGCGAGAGGCGCGGCTGACCGACCCGGCTGGCAACATCGTCTGCCTGTATCAGGCGGGCGAGATGCGCCGCTTTCCGCCGTGGCGGCTGCGCGATGCCTGA
- a CDS encoding ribonuclease HII, translated as MPDYSFEGRHTGPVAGVDEAGRGPLAGPVVAAAVILDASCIPDGLNDSKALTAARRAELCAALLSCARVGVGVASVEEIDELNILWATMLAMTRAVEALDVAPAMVLVDGNRCPKWVWPSEAIVGGDARCLSIAAASIVAKHRRDTMMHEYDAKWPGYGWASNKGYAAPGHREALKRLGPSPIHRRSFAPVREAQLMLELPPA; from the coding sequence ATGCCTGATTACAGTTTCGAAGGACGGCACACCGGCCCAGTCGCCGGCGTGGACGAAGCCGGGCGCGGGCCGCTGGCGGGGCCGGTGGTGGCCGCCGCGGTCATCCTCGACGCCAGCTGCATTCCCGACGGACTGAACGATTCCAAGGCGCTGACCGCCGCGCGTCGGGCCGAATTATGTGCCGCGCTGCTGAGCTGCGCGCGCGTCGGCGTGGGCGTGGCGAGTGTCGAGGAAATCGACGAGCTGAATATCCTGTGGGCGACGATGCTGGCCATGACTCGCGCGGTGGAGGCGCTGGATGTGGCGCCTGCGATGGTGCTGGTCGACGGCAATCGCTGCCCCAAATGGGTCTGGCCGAGCGAAGCCATTGTCGGCGGGGATGCCCGCTGCCTGTCGATCGCCGCCGCCTCTATTGTCGCCAAGCATCGACGCGACACGATGATGCACGAATATGATGCGAAATGGCCGGGCTATGGCTGGGCATCGAACAAGGGCTATGCCGCGCCGGGGCACCGGGAGGCGCTGAAGCGGCTGGGGCCGTCACCTATTCATCGGCGCAGCTTCGCGCCGGTGCGTGAGGCGCAGTTGATGCTGGAACTGCCCCCCGCCTGA
- the fliS gene encoding flagellar export chaperone FliS — protein sequence MPRYATVLAGDPAATYRQVDLASRTGGADPHALVDLLYGEAIRALSGAAWAIEHQDFRIKSDRVTRATAILFALENGLDFERGGDVSHTLAKLYRGLRAHVVEASIGNDPAPFRNAAAQLKEIADAWASVRH from the coding sequence ATGCCACGCTACGCAACCGTTCTGGCCGGTGATCCGGCTGCGACCTATCGTCAGGTCGATCTGGCCAGCCGCACCGGCGGCGCCGATCCCCATGCGCTGGTCGACCTGCTCTACGGTGAGGCGATCCGCGCCCTGTCCGGTGCCGCCTGGGCGATCGAGCATCAGGATTTCCGCATCAAAAGCGACCGGGTCACGCGCGCAACGGCGATCCTGTTCGCGCTGGAAAATGGCCTGGATTTCGAACGCGGCGGCGATGTGTCGCACACATTGGCCAAGCTGTATCGCGGGCTGCGCGCGCATGTTGTCGAGGCAAGCATCGGCAACGACCCCGCCCCGTTCCGCAACGCCGCCGCACAGTTGAAAGAAATCGCTGACGCCTGGGCCAGCGTTCGGCACTGA
- the fliD gene encoding flagellar filament capping protein FliD encodes MAVGSITNSLGVGSGIDVQALVEGLVDAQFATKNSLLDQREETLTAQVSSAAELKNAITGFSNALATLVSSGTLSTQPTSSDSSVLKTSLLAGGSATNLNASVEVRQIAQAQASNSGLVAAANTPFETGKLTLTFGSATVEAGVMTDFIPGSAASIDITIGQGDATLSGIAAAINAKKAGVTASIVSDTTGARLVLKGATGDSQAFTLTAVADPAASPAPTPAPASLASLEVGTNKPATIGTQAQDAIVAIDGVAVRRQSNSIEDLVPGIRLGLVTAKPGTLVQVGTTPPTEGLSQAVQDFVAAYNELQSMLATATDPKEGSLRADPAARALKSQLSQLASTVLTSDTDGPRTLAEIGVSTNRDGTLGVDTTRLNSALSANLQAVESMFSSTSGLPASLRLIALSASSRTTGLGASETRYSDMVADVSEQREKALEAAEAMRTRMTQQFASMDAKVAAYKSTQSFLEQQIAAWNNTND; translated from the coding sequence ATGGCCGTCGGATCAATCACCAACAGCTTGGGCGTCGGGTCCGGCATTGACGTGCAGGCACTGGTCGAAGGCCTGGTAGACGCTCAGTTCGCGACCAAGAACTCGCTGCTCGACCAGCGTGAGGAGACGCTGACCGCCCAGGTTTCGTCCGCGGCCGAGCTGAAGAACGCGATCACCGGCTTTTCGAACGCGCTGGCAACGCTGGTCAGCAGCGGCACCTTGTCCACGCAACCGACCAGCAGCGACTCGAGCGTGCTCAAGACCAGCCTGCTGGCGGGCGGCAGTGCCACCAATCTCAACGCATCAGTGGAAGTGCGCCAGATCGCGCAGGCACAGGCCAGCAATTCGGGACTGGTGGCCGCCGCCAACACCCCCTTTGAAACCGGCAAGCTGACGCTGACCTTCGGTTCGGCTACGGTCGAAGCAGGCGTGATGACCGACTTCATCCCCGGCAGTGCCGCCAGCATCGACATAACCATCGGCCAAGGCGACGCCACCCTGTCAGGCATTGCCGCCGCGATCAACGCCAAGAAAGCGGGCGTCACCGCCAGCATCGTCAGCGACACGACCGGCGCGCGACTGGTGCTGAAGGGCGCGACCGGTGACAGCCAGGCCTTTACGTTGACGGCGGTGGCCGATCCCGCCGCAAGCCCGGCACCCACGCCCGCACCCGCCTCCCTCGCCTCCCTCGAGGTCGGAACGAACAAGCCTGCGACCATCGGCACGCAGGCACAGGACGCGATCGTCGCGATCGACGGCGTTGCGGTGCGCCGCCAATCGAACAGCATCGAGGATCTGGTTCCCGGCATCCGACTGGGACTGGTAACGGCAAAACCCGGCACGCTGGTTCAGGTCGGCACGACGCCCCCGACCGAGGGGCTGTCGCAAGCGGTGCAGGATTTTGTCGCCGCCTATAACGAACTTCAATCGATGCTGGCCACGGCCACCGACCCGAAGGAGGGCAGCCTTCGCGCGGACCCGGCGGCCCGCGCACTGAAGAGCCAGCTTTCGCAGCTGGCCTCGACTGTGCTGACGAGTGACACGGACGGACCGCGCACACTGGCCGAAATCGGGGTTTCCACTAATCGCGACGGCACGCTGGGCGTCGATACGACTCGACTGAACTCCGCGCTGTCCGCCAATCTGCAAGCGGTGGAATCGATGTTCAGCTCAACGAGCGGCCTGCCCGCCTCGCTGCGGCTGATCGCCTTGAGCGCGTCCAGCCGCACCACCGGCCTGGGCGCCAGTGAAACCCGCTATTCGGACATGGTGGCCGATGTGAGCGAACAGCGCGAGAAGGCGCTGGAGGCGGCAGAGGCGATGCGCACGCGCATGACCCAGCAATTCGCCAGCATGGACGCCAAGGTCGCGGCCTATAAATCAACGCAAAGCTTCCTTGAGCAGCAGATTGCTGCGTGGAACAACACGAACGACTGA
- the flhB gene encoding flagellar type III secretion system protein FlhB, with amino-acid sequence MSGGGEKTEAPTPRRRQKAAEEGNILKSRDLGAALVVLLGCGWLVAFGPMLLGAIREVVIASLSFGRADVEHFEPWRPLAEAGWKLAPALGGLLIVTMAAAIVSQAMLGGLSFNGKLFAPKGSRINPASGLARILGSQGWIELGKSLLKIMLLGSIGWWMLSMTAQRGLGVVSSDLQHALGGLGSQLTMLMLAMSAGLVVIAGIDVPIQILQRLKKLRMTKQEVKDEHKETEGSPEAKAAQHRRRHEMAKRSFRKSVGEAHVVLTNPTHFAVALRYERGRDNVPVVVAKGRGATALALRELAAEMAVPVLEYPTLARAVYYTSREGQEIRDDLYLAIATVLAFVFGVNAAAGGIQPPVDVPLGARFDENGNSLATA; translated from the coding sequence ATGTCGGGCGGCGGCGAAAAGACCGAAGCCCCGACACCGCGGCGGCGCCAAAAGGCCGCCGAGGAAGGCAATATCCTCAAGTCGCGCGATCTGGGCGCGGCGCTGGTGGTGCTGCTGGGTTGCGGTTGGCTTGTGGCGTTCGGGCCGATGCTGTTGGGCGCGATCCGCGAAGTGGTGATCGCCAGCCTCTCCTTTGGCCGCGCCGATGTTGAGCATTTCGAACCCTGGCGCCCGCTGGCGGAGGCGGGGTGGAAACTTGCCCCGGCGCTGGGCGGGCTGCTGATCGTGACGATGGCTGCCGCCATTGTCAGCCAGGCGATGCTGGGCGGCCTGTCCTTCAACGGCAAGCTGTTCGCGCCAAAGGGGTCGCGCATCAATCCTGCCAGCGGCCTGGCCCGTATTCTGGGATCACAGGGCTGGATCGAGCTTGGCAAGTCGCTGCTCAAAATCATGCTGCTGGGCAGCATCGGCTGGTGGATGCTGTCGATGACCGCGCAACGCGGGTTGGGTGTGGTGTCCAGCGACCTTCAGCACGCGCTGGGCGGACTGGGCAGCCAGTTGACGATGCTGATGCTCGCCATGTCGGCGGGGCTGGTGGTGATTGCGGGCATCGACGTGCCGATCCAGATCCTGCAGCGCCTCAAGAAACTGCGCATGACCAAGCAGGAGGTGAAGGACGAGCACAAGGAAACCGAAGGCTCACCCGAGGCAAAGGCCGCGCAGCATCGCCGCCGCCACGAAATGGCCAAGCGCAGTTTCCGCAAATCGGTGGGGGAGGCGCATGTCGTGCTGACCAACCCGACCCATTTCGCGGTCGCGCTGCGATATGAACGCGGGCGGGACAATGTGCCGGTGGTCGTCGCCAAGGGCCGCGGGGCCACTGCCCTGGCCCTGCGCGAACTGGCGGCCGAAATGGCGGTGCCGGTGCTGGAATATCCGACGCTGGCGCGTGCAGTCTATTACACCAGCCGCGAGGGGCAGGAGATTCGCGACGACCTGTATCTGGCGATCGCGACGGTGCTGGCGTTCGTTTTCGGCGTCAACGCGGCCGCCGGGGGCATTCAGCCGCCGGTCGATGTGCCGCTGGGTGCGCGATTCGACGAAAACGGAAATTCGCTGGCGACGGCTTAA
- the fliR gene encoding flagellar biosynthetic protein FliR — protein sequence MLGLGLAVEPQLWTLIFTMVRIGAAFVAAPVFGAISVPVTVRVILSAAVGVLIMGSMPIAAPTQVFALTTFLSIAAEALVGLALGFILQIAFAAPLIASEVIGGSMGLGFATMMDPQRGASSPALGNFLSILLTLLFLSVDGHLILVDLIARSYELLPPGAAWLGANALRNIAMFGGYAFLAGFLLALPVGFLLLCLNIVVGMLSRSAPALNLFAVGLPASLFLGVVALFVAMPAMGDYMLVIVREALDAARALVIG from the coding sequence ATGCTGGGCCTGGGCCTCGCCGTCGAGCCGCAATTGTGGACACTGATCTTCACCATGGTGCGGATCGGCGCAGCCTTTGTCGCAGCGCCAGTATTCGGGGCGATCAGCGTGCCGGTGACGGTGCGGGTCATCCTGTCCGCTGCGGTCGGGGTGCTGATCATGGGGTCGATGCCCATCGCCGCACCGACGCAGGTCTTTGCCCTCACCACTTTCCTGTCGATTGCGGCAGAGGCTTTGGTCGGGCTGGCGCTGGGCTTTATTCTGCAAATCGCCTTTGCCGCGCCGCTGATTGCCAGTGAAGTGATTGGCGGATCGATGGGCCTTGGCTTTGCCACGATGATGGACCCCCAGCGCGGCGCCAGCAGCCCGGCGCTGGGCAATTTCCTGTCGATCCTGCTGACGCTGCTGTTCCTGTCGGTCGACGGGCACCTGATCCTGGTCGATCTGATTGCGCGATCCTATGAGCTGTTGCCGCCGGGCGCGGCATGGTTGGGCGCCAATGCGCTGCGCAACATCGCGATGTTCGGAGGCTATGCCTTCCTTGCCGGGTTCCTGCTGGCACTGCCGGTCGGGTTCCTGCTGCTCTGCCTGAACATCGTTGTCGGCATGTTGTCGCGCTCGGCCCCCGCGCTCAACCTGTTCGCGGTCGGCCTGCCCGCCAGCCTGTTCCTAGGCGTCGTCGCGCTGTTCGTCGCGATGCCGGCAATGGGCGACTACATGCTGGTGATCGTTCGCGAGGCGCTGGACGCCGCACGCGCGCTGGTGATCGGCTGA
- the fliQ gene encoding flagellar biosynthesis protein FliQ translates to MDAEYFLSVARQAMWILALASAPILLPALVSGLILGMIQAATSIQEQTLSFVPKLMVVGVSLVIFGGMILGLLSDFTISIFERIPDLVR, encoded by the coding sequence ATGGACGCCGAATATTTCCTGTCGGTCGCGCGTCAGGCGATGTGGATCCTGGCGCTGGCATCGGCGCCGATCCTGTTGCCGGCGCTGGTTTCGGGCCTGATCCTTGGCATGATACAGGCCGCAACCTCTATTCAGGAACAGACCCTGTCATTCGTGCCAAAGCTGATGGTGGTGGGCGTCAGCCTCGTCATCTTTGGCGGCATGATCCTGGGCCTGCTCAGCGATTTCACGATCAGCATCTTCGAACGCATCCCGGATCTGGTGCGATAG